The segment TTATCATAGAAGACAACGTATACAGGTTGAAGTAGATGACAATTGAGTTTAATAATAGATTACATTGATTATTGCTAGCTGTAGTTCAATAGataattgaattttgtaaTATCATCACCATATAGCAGTATAGACTTTTGTTGGCCGCTGGTTGGTATATTGTCAGTAAAACTGTGGTGAACAAGTCACAAAAGGAAAAGCTCAATTATTACGCGTGTATCCACGTGAGTACATCAACTATTAAATGAGGTATCTTAATGCTTTGCATGGATGAGTTCATAAGCTGTATGCAATATACGGACATTTATACACCATACAGTTATACTAATTGTATGTACTAAGTAATTGGTATAGAATAGATTGTGAAAAGAGATCTTCGAATCGTGTCTACCATGCTGGAGTGAGCACAATATAAAATGTAAGGAACCAACgaatattttttttttggaaGGAAAAGTTCTACGTGTAcgcttttctttttcaaatcaacaatttcattttaaAAATTCCAAACCCTACTTAATTAATTATGTCCTTTAAAGATAGAGAAGACCCTTCCactttggttttgtttgaCGTCGATGGTACCTTGACTCCAGCCAGATTGTTTGTTTCTGACGAAATGTTGAAGACTTTGGCtgaattgagaaaaaaagtTGTCATTGGATTTGTTGGTGGTTCCGATTTGGCTaaacaagttgaacaattggGTCCAaatgtgttgcaaaactttgATTATTGTTTTAGTGAAAATGGTTTGACTGCTTACAAATTGGGTAAAAAGATGGCCTCTCAGTCTTTTATTGGCTGGCTCGGTGAAGAAAAATACAACAAGCTTgttaaatttgttttgagaTACTTGTCTGACATTGATATTCCAATTAGGACTGGTACTTTCATTGAATTTAGAAATGGTATGGTTAACATTTCCCCGGTCGGTAGAAATGCTTCAACCAGTCAAAGAAACGATTTTGAGGCATACGATAAGATCCATCACGTTAGagaaaaattggttgatgcTTTGAGAAATGAATTTAAGGACTATGGATTGACTTACTCAATTGGGGGCcaaatttcatttgatgTTTTCCCAACAGGATGGGACAAGACTTATTGTTTGCAACACGTTGAAGATGaacatttcaaaacaatccACTTCTTTGGTGATAAGACTTACAAAGGTGGTAACGACTACGAAATTTACCATGACCCAAGAATCACTGGACATGCTGTCAACTCACCCGATGACACTATTAGAATTTTAGATGAACTTTTCCACTTACAGCAATAAATACATTATAGAAAGTTTTATATACacaaatttatttttatttgatCTTGTAATATATCATTGAGCAGTCCTCTCCAGCCACGATCACTTGCTCAACATTATGCTTTCCGATTCTGTGGTCGTCAAGTAACTGCAATCTTTGTGTGTTCATGTCGTTTATGGATTTGGCGAGAGTCAATTTGTCATTTCCATCTTGTGGTTCAAGTAATCTGGGCAATCTAGTAGGCTTGCATGCtttaattttctttccatttccaaattgacCAAGCTGATTGGATCCCAAGGCAAAAACATCCTTTGGACCGCCATTATTCAATACGATAAATATGTGGTCATTACCAACAGTAGCGTCTTTGATGTCAATATTCTTGACGGAATTTGATTCCTCGTCATATTCCTTCAACCCAATCAACGACTTGACAATCTCGGGGTAAGAGCATACATGAAGGTATTTGCCACCGCCCAATTGTCCATTAAGTCCATTACCCATACTCAAAATTGCATTTTGATCCATGTATCTTAAAATAATATAGCTGGTCTCTTTAGAAGCCAAAACTTTGGACACTTCGAAGTCTGCCTCCTTTGCTGTTTTTCCAAACACGTTTCTAcaaattcttttgtaatCGTTCTTgtcaaaaactttttggGGAATCGGTTCAAGTTTAGTGGTATTTGAGTTACCACATTGGCCATAACTATTGTCACCCCAGGTCCATACACTATCATTTGCATCTGACACAATGTTGAAGTAATTGCCACTGGCAATACCTATGAATTTCCTCGAAACGATAAGCTTCTGGTTTCCATCCTTGACCATTTCATTGTTTAACAAGGTCATTTCAATGGGCTTATTAATTGgaatcttctttttatcaaatggGGAATATTGTGGTCCGAACTGACCTAAATTTTTTGGTGTCTTGGAAGTGTTGACCACAAAAATTTGGCCCTGACTAGTGAGAAATAGCAAATGGTCAAGACCCGAGGAGAATTGTACCACATTTTGGgcttcaattttgttgaatgttTGAGATTTTAACAATCCCAACCAATTACGTTTTAGCATGGGGAAAAAACCAGCAGCAGGCTTCCTTGGGGTGTACACAATTTCTCCTTGACTGGTCAAATAGTAAAAGAAGTCAGCACTAGCGGTTATTTTGTTGACCACAAAAGGTAATTTTATCTCTTTCAACTTCTGCTGACCCTTTTCccattcaacaactttcCCTTTATCAGTTATGGCAATTATGTGACCACTCTCAATAAAGGCATCCTTCAAATATATTCCATCAAATGCAGGTATTCTGATGGGTATTTTTGTATTGTCTCCAAACAGATAGACACCAGGAGTTTCTTTGGAATGTTTGAGTTGTGCTATGTTCTCATCACTCAACTCTTTTTCTAGCTTCTCCATTAAATGTTTCGAGCTTTTCacatttttctttgtcaCATCAACTACCTCATCCTTGAAATCTTTATATGTGTAGTTCATCAAAAGTCGATTTTTTATAGATTCGTAATTCATAAATATCTGATGCACGGAAACTACCCCAACTAACGCAGCTACTCCATAAAATACCCCCCGCATCCTCTCATTGAATTCATGACGCTTTTGCAGattcttttgctttgaGATAAATTCTTGGTGGAGTTGATGCAAAGTTTCTCGATACTCATGAGACCCTGGCTTGAGCTTAGTGAGACGGggatcattttcaataacttcattgatatcaataGTGTCTTCACTTGCGCTTCGTTTAGAATGCTCCGGAGGTTGTGTTTTGTCATCAAGTTCCTTTAAAGACTCAAAATTGTACCCATAAGAATATTTCGTTTTGTTCCTGTTAAACTCTTCAATAGAAGAGaacttgtttttgtttgagttgaatcttttgataatggGTTGATTTGTTCTTAACCTTAAAAGGCGGAGCTGGTG is part of the Candida orthopsilosis Co 90-125, chromosome 2 draft sequence genome and harbors:
- a CDS encoding Pmm1 phosphomannomutase, whose protein sequence is MSFKDREDPSTLVLFDVDGTLTPARLFVSDEMLKTLAELRKKVVIGFVGGSDLAKQVEQLGPNVLQNFDYCFSENGLTAYKLGKKMASQSFIGWLGEEKYNKLVKFVLRYLSDIDIPIRTGTFIEFRNGMVNISPVGRNASTSQRNDFEAYDKIHHVREKLVDALRNEFKDYGLTYSIGGQISFDVFPTGWDKTYCLQHVEDEHFKTIHFFGDKTYKGGNDYEIYHDPRITGHAVNSPDDTIRILDELFHLQQ